In the Channa argus isolate prfri chromosome 19, Channa argus male v1.0, whole genome shotgun sequence genome, GGCTTTTAAAAGCCAGGGTTTCTCCTGCTGCATGTCTACATGAAGAATTGAGCGAGCAAACCTGAGACAGACAGGACTGATTGCTAAGCACAAATGCATCATGGGTGTGTCTTGTATCCACCACCTGCACTATTTGTATTAGCAGAAATAGATCAGTAATGAGAGTGAACATGCTGTGAGATTCCTGTTTTCTCAGGGTTCTAAACGGGAACATTGTCAGATTAAAATGCACATAATACAACATTCGGACCACATACACTGACCAGACACCAagtgcttttaatgttgtgttttcaaaaccagtgaacacagtttattttcatataaatatttattgcagAGGAGGTATCTTTTATGTACATGCTATCACAATATAACACAATATAAATCTACCAAATATTCCCATATATTGATGCTATAAGCTTGTCATAGAGCAATAGTTATAACAAGCACATAATACAGTGGGTTAGGGACAGTATCACTCACTATACACTTTGTAACAGTCCATAAAAGAtcgtttttttctcttttttgttctaCCAAGGGCAGTGAAACATTGGTCCTACTAATTTCTTGAGTTCATGCAGAAGCCACGAGAGCAAGATTTACGACGTTACAGCATTGAAtaatagtagtagcagtagtagtttGTATTTGCCTGTGGGTGACTTGATTTGGTcacaagaaaagagagaagtggGGGTTAAATGAAAGTAGCTGCACCATAGTCTGATCGTTGGACAAACACCTACAGGACACAGTATCCTATATGCTAAGATGGTGGAAGAACAATGGTCTCAATTTGCACACCAAAGGAAAATGGTTCGGACTTTCACCGATTCATTGATGATACGGCAGAATTACAATGATCATCTCCAGAGATACAGACAATTAGGACATCGGTCATGTTCACACGATTTGATATACACACAGCTATGGACTGACTGAACTAAGATAGGCTACAACATGCACTCTATCTGAATTTATGCAAATAAGACAACAGACCACAATTGCtgttatgcaaaaaaaaaaaaaaaaaatatgttttcatagtATATTGGTGGGATTCtgtattacattattttctgCTCTTGGACAGTTAAACTGTAACTGCGTTTCCTTTGTGCAACAACTATCGCTGTCCCGTAAAGCTCATGTGCAGAgtgcataaacattttatttcaacataaatatatactcaaataaaagcctgaaataaaagccaaaatcaAAGACGTTTCTGGGCCTGTATGAGCTCAATTGGTTTAAGTCCAGGTCATGTGGACTTAAATTAATGATTAAGTCCACTCAGCTTTCCTAAAAACGCTagttttaaaaacctacagcatAATATTCATCACTCGGGGCAGTGAAATGCAACGTGGCAGTGATTCCAATGACTGACGTCagtttagaaaaagaaaaggtgcttttataacatacagtatagtagCTGTTGTCATTCCCACACAACATAGTTCTTTCATCTGCTACTACCATGCATATGATGGATGACACCTAACATCTGGTTCACAATATCAAATAGATCCATCAATGCATTACAGTCAATCCATGCACAATTGGGTTTCTTCTCAGCAGGCGCCATAACAGAAGCTCATAAAGCAGAGGTGGTGACAAATCTCATGCTTAAAGGCAAACTTTCCACATCTGAAATTTATTTCAGATGAGCCCCACACAGGTCAGTGTCAGAGGTAATTTCTCAGTGGGTGGAAGCTGATACACTGTTAGACACAGCATCTGAATCCCGTTTATAGAGTTTAGCTGTGGAATTGTGTTGGCGTGGTAAAGTAAATCACATCCGACTGGCTACAAATATTTACCACCGACTCGTTTTCTGTTGACATGTGGCAAAGACATTTTGCAATTTCAGGAGTGCGTTTAATCAAAAGAGGGCTGGGGAAAATTCTCACTGACGATTCTCACATTAGTTAGGACCCCTACAGAGACCGGATATTTTAAGGGTAATTACAATCAGTGACGACATTCAGTGATACCATGTCATTTTCACTAAGTACTGCTGAGGCTGTAACAAACTTCATTTGGTGTCTAACAATTACTACTGTATTTTAAGTGGTAGATTTCTTTTTATCACTTGAATCCCACGATTCATAGTGATAGCATAGATAACATTTTGAtacaaaacactaaacaaattaaaaccctgaaaaggtttattaaaattattaattgagTATTGCATTGCTAATTCTAAATCTATATTTACTAGCATAATTAAGTTGGCCTTTAGTCTACTTTGCATTAAACAGTGAAACCCATGCACTATGCTCAACATTCAATAcagaaatgcaaattaaaaactgagGCTAActcttcaaaatgttttattttaatagttttatttttgtagtttggTCCATAATTTCTGTCAAATAACACTCTAGTCACCAAAAATGATTTAGATCCAGAAAACATGGCAGGAGCCGAAACCTGTAACCGGTCAGGTCTCACGATCGGACAAGCTTGTAAACAAGGTGAATTTTAATCAAAACCACACTGTTTGGAGGTAAAGCGAGAGTGTACTGGAAATGTAATGACTGCAGGGGTGGTTCTAGGTGGTGGGCAAGGGAGGCCATGGATACCCCAAATAGTAGTTCACTTTGTTGGAGGAGCAATTGTCCTATCAGATCTTTGTAGGTGGTGCCAGAAACCCAGCCGTattcatacaaaaatattaactaATCAAAATCCAATTATTACAATGggtgaaaaaaaactacagcaagTAAAGTGCCTTCCCAAACAGAAAACGGCAAATTGTCAAGcaaaattgtcagaaaaaagtGAGCTCAGCCTATAATGTGATTATTACAATAGGCCTCATTGCACAGGCAAAGAAGTGAACAGCACAAACTGATCCACAAACTTGTTTGGGTATTAAGTATCACTGTTCATTGTATATGTACCTAACaaatatgcatatatatttACCTCACTGCCCCGTTTCTCGCcccatgcttttttttttttttttttttttttttttttgtattggtgTTGCATCAGGTTCTCAGCAAGAACTGTGACTTGGATATTGTCCTCTCATAAAATATAGCTCTCCAAGTCATTTGTACCAGTTGcagaaaaagaccaaaacaaacGTATTACATTTGATGAACACTTTTCCTAAATctaaccatgtttatttagtgGCTAAGCCTGACCCATGTCTCTTTGCGCCTAAACCAATCCAAACCGCTAgatttgcacagttgtaatccagCATTTTAGAGTGTTTAGATTAAAAAATAGTGTTACActagctgccattttggtgccctTGTAAGACACGGTAGGTGCCATTTTGGGGCCTGACACCAAAGGGATGCAAGTGAAAAAGACACCTGCTGTGATGGGGGCCCTATTTCAAGAAATGCTTCTGTGGGTACTGACACTCAATGAGTACTATGTTACTGTTGACGGTATAACTTATGGCCAAACTAGAGAAAAGGTTCTGTTAAGTTCCATTAAACCAGAATTATTCTTTAAGCAGctgtatgtaaaatgaaattGGTGACCTGACCATCTTTACCTTTTGTTGATTGAGACGGGGAATGTAAAGAGAGAAAGTGCTGCCAGGACCTGATAACGCAATAAATTCCAGCAGCGTAATTAAGATACGGCATTTAAGTTTTGGGTACATTTGTGAAATTGTGTCTCCAGACATATACAAACAGTTAACATACATTTGGTGCAAGTCAACACAAAGACCCATGCTGGATTCATTAGCAAAGCTGGCGCAAATTGTTTCCCCAGTAGTCCCTCTATTTTTCTATCCCtactttttacagtttacatatGAGCCATTTTGACACACATTCATGGTAATGCTGCTTTCACATAGTCTCTACCATCCGTTATGAGGCAGGACAGTGAGTGCATttggtatttaaaaaagtaacctaagacattattatatatttgtcAACACATAAACTGCTTTAGTTGAGAAACAAGTAGGGTCCATCTACTCGATACCTGGCTGTGCATGCTGTTAATATAATTCACCGTCACAAGATGCCAAAGATGAAGCCACTTGCTTCACTTCAGGCTGATACAAGACAATGCTAGTTTGTtaggcacatacagtacatctctgCAGACTTGGAAGCATTTTAATCTGCCGAGAACTACAATTGAATAGatttgagggggaaaaaaagcatgtcTGATTTAGGTCGATGTGGGATATGTGATTTCATGCCATGAGGGTGAAAATAAGATGAAATGTACAAGAAGAACAGAGTCTGTCATTAGTTCGCAGTTTATGGAGTTGGGTAAAGTCCTTTAGACTCGTTTCCTCTCTGCATTCTTCCCTCACTTCTAAGTTTGTAGTTGTATGCCAACTAATACATTAACTTTGCCGTCTGAAGAGCAACACCCCGCCCTTGGCAAATTTTCACTTATTCTTTGGCTTTCACTTTTGTAATTTTGCACTCGAACCCTGAAttcatctatttttttcttttttttttttacacaaaacaactttttttgtcTACACCTCACTAGTCCTAACACATCCTAGTGTAAGATGTTtagatgcacaaaaaaaaaagaagttgttGACTGAATACAACTGAACATGATAAATGCAGGTTTTTAACATTGCTCATGTAGTGAAAATCCAAAGTTGCATATTAGTCTAAGATTTATCCTAAGGATTTCCTGTAATAGTCTGGAATGCTTATTGtgatcttgttttgtttttaaaatcagtgaaacGGGAACACAACCTCATAAACGAAGGCAACTTGTGGAACCTAACTCTTCTTCCAAGTCACCGTACTAACAATAGGGAAATATTTAAtgatttcaaagtgaaaaaaaattatacatcaATTTCTATATGTGGTCCGTTACAGTTGAGGGTCATGCCTTCTTGTTTGATGTGCTGTCCTCAAAGTCCCAGGGACAAATGTCTGCCTTTTCAGTGGCACTTAAAACCCCGCCTTTAGGTTTAGGATTGCTCTGTTTTAATACGTGAGAACTTTTGTCTGTACCTTTTCTATCTGACATATCCTCAAAATCCCACGGACAGACTTCAGCCTGCTTTGCTTTGGCGGCTCCTACATTTGCgcttttccttttctctacTAACTTTTCTACTAACACCACCTCCTGGTGACTCTCTACTTCCCACGGACATACCTCAGCCATTTTCTGTTGACTCACGTGTTTCTCTGAAGATTTATTCTTGTCCTTCGCTTTTGTTCTACTTTTCTCATCATCAGCGTCTTttgatttctctttttcaacTGTTCTTGAGGAAAATGCACCTTTCTTTTTTGAAGGTGATTCCTTGGTTTTAGACACTCGGGGGGGACTCGGTGTCCTCTCAGAATTTGGAGACACAGCGGTGTTGTCATAGTCCCAGGGACATACATCAGACTTTGAAGTGGGTGGCTGGAGTGAACCTCCTGCTTTGGATGGATCTGAAAGGGTGGTCCCTCTCCCATCCACTGGAGAGGTGCCTTTTGCATGCTTTGTTGTATCTGAGGAGTGGACTAACTCTGATGCCATTGGAGCCTCTTCAAAGTCCCATGGGCACACACTTGCCCGATGTGTTTTTGAGCTTTCTACTGCAGAATGATGGGCTTTGGCAACTTGGTTAGCCTGACTAGATATTGATTGCTTTGGCCCTTCCATTTGACTAGCACTGCTCTCATCTCCATCTTCCCATGGGCAGACATCTGCTCGAACAGCAGTTGTCCTCTGTATTTCCTTTGAGTTCCTACCACTTGGTGGAAATTGATCAGACGctttctgcttctgctgctgcgaTTTGCCTCCCTTGGTGCCTGCTCCATGAACTGTTGTGGTTTCCTTTGGTGCTATAGAGACATGCTTTTGGACCTTGTTTTCGGATGGAGTTGGGAGATCTTCCACTTCCCAGGGACACACTTCTGACAGATCATACAGGTCCTTACTCTTAACTGCATCAGGACAGACTGTAGAATGGCTGACACTCACAGGTTGTTTCATGTTCCTACCTTTTGCCGCACTCTCTTTGTAATCAATCGACTGGCTGATAATCATTTTATGTTGGCATTCATTCTCTGCCTCTGTATTTGCCCTAGGGTCTTTGCTCTTTGGCTGACATTTCCTATTGCTGTCCTCTGCACTCTGGGTCTTGGCTGTAAAGCCCAAAGTCTTTTCTTTGGCACTGGCAATGACACTAAGGGATTTCTGCAGCATGGAGGCTCTGGGATGAATTGGTTTCTTGTCTGCTGTGAGGTTATGGGCACTGGCTGACTTGCACACTAAAGGAACTGATTCTGTAGATTCACTAGGGACATTCATGTTTTCGCTAGAATTCTTCTTGACTAACTTCTTGCCCATAAGTGTATCCAGGAGAGAGCCTTCATCTGTGGTCACTTCCATTTTGTCTGTTGCTGAACTGTTAGAGTCTTCACTCTGGTCACGGACATGGTCATAGCTACTGTGGGACTTCTTCAGAGAAAAAACTTTGTTCTTGACTGTCTCCTCCTTTGCTGGTTTCCCTGGGTTTGATGGCTCCACTGGGTTCTTCTTTAACATGCACACGCTGTTGCGATTGCTCCCATGTTCTCCCATCTCTTTGTCTTCACGGCTGCACTGCCGGTGTACGGACTCAGGAATCTCAGTGATGCGCCTCATTAGTGAGCGACCCAGCCCTTTCTTGGAGCTCCGCTTCTTCTGGAGATGAGGGTTATTTGCCAGcatcttctttcttttataAATCTCCAACTGGGAGTAGAGTTTCTTGAGCTCCTCCTAAACATGTATGGATAATTTGGAGAAAAGACGGATGTAAGAGGATCAGTTTCCTGCTTCGAATAAACAATTGCAGTTacatatcttaaaaaaaaatttatcaaaacacacaaaacagacattcTACTGCACAGCGAACATGCAGTACAAACCTATGACACGTGACTACAAACAGTTTCTAAATGATGCACTACGCAATATCACACGCGTgctgaaaaaaggaaagacaggACAGTCTTGGACATCATCAAATAAGAAAAAggagtgtgttttaatgttaggTCTGAAACAGCCTCAGTTCAGAGTCTTGAATTTGTTGCATTTCTGTCTCTATGCTGATCCAGTTCAATGAATGCTTTCAAGCAGCAGCATGTCATCATAATACCACTCCCTCTGGTAAATAGGCTTGAAGTGCCCAAATCGTTTGGTAGAGAGACTTCTTCAGCTctaacagacaaacagaaatctCTGCTCACATTGGTACGTTTTTCCCAAAGACTGTCGCAAGACCTTACGCCACAGCCATTAATAGAACTGAGATGGCCCATTTCGTCTGGTGTCTGCAATAAAAAACTGCCATGGCTCAGTATTTTTGGAGGATTCAAAAGGTATCACTAGGTTATATAATGACGACAgagaagcaaacagaaaaaaactgctcaCCCGAATGTCGTCAGGGTCCAGACTGTGTTCGCTCCATGCAGAAGTTATGCTGCTGTTGAGGTATGACCCAGAACGACCCATGTCCAGCTCATCCTCATAGGCCTCAGAGGCTATATCATCTCTCATATGGGTGCCAGCAAAAAGGAACTGAGGGGTTGGCATCAAAAAGACTACCATTATTAACTGAAATATGTCTTCAAATGATGCAAATACTAGCATCAATGATAATCACAACTTAGAAGATGACACGGGTGTCTATTAGCCTTTAGCTGTAATTAAGTAATTGTTGCTTTGGCATTTTGTATGATTAGTTGACAATAAGCAAAATATATCAAATTGCATGCTTTAGTTTATATTACACTCACAAGTGCAAGTTCCAAAGTACTTAAAACCCAATACTTTATTTTGTTCCCAACACTCACCACCAGTTGGCATTTATATTCACTATGAAAACATAAGACACCAGTATTTATTGTGCTCGTATTTTTTAGCAAAGTAGTTGgtaaattggtaaaaaaaaaaaaaaaaaaacactgtaaaggaATAAAAGCCTACAGCTCCTATAGCTTGTAACTACATTATTGATTATTAATTGAGTGGGAAATGTCAGCAAGAACACAAAGGTAGGACAATGTCTCGatgacagtgaaataaaactaaattaaacattagAAAAGTAAATGTGATTCAGCAATGTACAGTCGTGGAGTTTTTATACTTTTCATTTAGACAAAGAATAATAATGAAAGGTGAAACATGACTTGTGGACTTTACCTTAGGAATAAGTAGTAAACCCAGTGTAACTGTTACAGTTAAATGGGTGTGGGTGAAAAACAGTAGCAGCATCCAGTCTGGGTGGAGCTCAGGGGCAAGAGTGAacctgtcagaaaaaaaatgggagaaaaTATCATAACCATCAAGTTGCTCGAATTCCCCATATCCATTGTATTTTAGTATCTGTACTCAAATTTATTCCAAGTGCAACAAATGTCTCAATAAACACATGCTGAACATCCTTAAGATAGCTGATTGTCAAATTCCAAATTTGTTTatacaataaatgcaaaatatgatTCAGTTATCAATTATGTATGATAATCAAACATATTGGTCTTTCTACAGTAAACCTCTGAGGTAGAGATGGAGCCAGGAGAGTTTAAACCAACACACTTAATGTGATTTCAGCCAAAGCAGATTCATACACCGTCTGTCTAGGTGTCGTTTCTACTGCCTCTCATAACATTTACTTCGCTGAGCCTTTTG is a window encoding:
- the gpr158a gene encoding metabotropic glycine receptor isoform X1, translating into MAVFRLSLLLQVGFVIGSNHKYAERSAHGEDIGTLEAIYGAQTHRRQSAHLRAPQHPPWETAELPQKREEHHPRVITAFLHTGDSTTLKHVNCSRRYELTSLRGRSHATPHHSMSSVLDTVLHATNFLNMILQANRSREQSLRRDIEWYHALVRSILEGDAKIHRAVVTFSADSRPSVLLQATRAGEEIVLQDLSITAHHHLQTEWFHEVKNMKKPSFSKRVLSQDFRSVNNSLKRGESFIPDKTHVKWSAPYLECENGNFVPRWLLTLSAAFYGLKPNLVPEFRGMVRVDINLQDVDIDQCSTDGWFAGTHRCNLTTMECLPIHGHGFVLDKYKCHCKKGFYHPNRVAVNGFTRMGRTGKAPGSGPNTDEGSSSDCLPCQQGCAYCKDDTRCVTHEDGALHMAMLSFQCLCMLIVFISMVLVYHFRRNKSIRASGLVLLEAILCGAVLLYFPVGILNFQPSVFRCILLRWVRLLGFATVYGTLTLKLYRVLKVFLSRTAQRIPYLTSWRVLRLLGIILLIVCWFLVAWTSAVCQNPDRKLALIDVGYTPDGLQFSMCLLDRWDYMMAVAEFLFLLWAVYLCYAVRTVPSAFHEPRFMAIAVHNELVLSAIFYVIRFTLAPELHPDWMLLLFFTHTHLTVTVTLGLLLIPKFLFAGTHMRDDIASEAYEDELDMGRSGSYLNSSITSAWSEHSLDPDDIRTPDEMGHLSSINGCGVRSCDSLWEKRTNEELKKLYSQLEIYKRKKMLANNPHLQKKRSSKKGLGRSLMRRITEIPESVHRQCSREDKEMGEHGSNRNSVCMLKKNPVEPSNPGKPAKEETVKNKVFSLKKSHSSYDHVRDQSEDSNSSATDKMEVTTDEGSLLDTLMGKKLVKKNSSENMNVPSESTESVPLVCKSASAHNLTADKKPIHPRASMLQKSLSVIASAKEKTLGFTAKTQSAEDSNRKCQPKSKDPRANTEAENECQHKMIISQSIDYKESAAKGRNMKQPVSVSHSTVCPDAVKSKDLYDLSEVCPWEVEDLPTPSENKVQKHVSIAPKETTTVHGAGTKGGKSQQQKQKASDQFPPSGRNSKEIQRTTAVRADVCPWEDGDESSASQMEGPKQSISSQANQVAKAHHSAVESSKTHRASVCPWDFEEAPMASELVHSSDTTKHAKGTSPVDGRGTTLSDPSKAGGSLQPPTSKSDVCPWDYDNTAVSPNSERTPSPPRVSKTKESPSKKKGAFSSRTVEKEKSKDADDEKSRTKAKDKNKSSEKHVSQQKMAEVCPWEVESHQEVVLVEKLVEKRKSANVGAAKAKQAEVCPWDFEDMSDRKGTDKSSHVLKQSNPKPKGGVLSATEKADICPWDFEDSTSNKKA
- the gpr158a gene encoding metabotropic glycine receptor isoform X2 produces the protein MAVFRLSLLLQVGFVIGSNHKYAERSAHGEDIGTLEAIYGAQTHRRQSAHLRAPQHPPWETAELPQKREEHHPRVITAFLHTGDSTTLKHVNCSRRYELTSLRGRSHATPHHSMSSVLDTVLHATNFLNMILQANRSREQSLRRDIEWYHALVRSILEGDAKIHRAVVTFSADSRPSVLLQATRAGEEIVLQDLSITAHHHLQTEWFHEVKNMKKPSFSKRVLSQDFRSVNNSLKRGESFIPDKTHVKWSAPYLECENGNFVPRWLLTLSAAFYGLKPNLVPEFRGMVRVDINLQDVDIDQCSTDGWFAGTHRCNLTTMECLPIHGHGFVLDKYKCHCKKGFYHPNRVAVNGFTRMGRTGKAPGSGPNTDEGSSSDCLPCQQGCAYCKDDTRCVTHEDGALHMAMLSFQCLCMLIVFISMVLVYHFRRNKSIRASGLVLLEAILCGAVLLYFPVGILNFQPSVFRCILLRWVRLLGFATVYGTLTLKLYRVLKVFLSRTAQRIPYLTSWRVLRLLGIILLIVCWFLVAWTSAVCQNPDRKLALIDVGYTPDGLQFSMCLLDRWDYMMAVAEFLFLLWAVYLCYAVRTVPSAFHEPRFMAIAVHNELVLSAIFYVIRFTLAPELHPDWMLLLFFTHTHLTVTVTLGLLLIPKFLFAGTHMRDDIASEAYEDELDMGRSGSYLNSSITSAWSEHSLDPDDIREELKKLYSQLEIYKRKKMLANNPHLQKKRSSKKGLGRSLMRRITEIPESVHRQCSREDKEMGEHGSNRNSVCMLKKNPVEPSNPGKPAKEETVKNKVFSLKKSHSSYDHVRDQSEDSNSSATDKMEVTTDEGSLLDTLMGKKLVKKNSSENMNVPSESTESVPLVCKSASAHNLTADKKPIHPRASMLQKSLSVIASAKEKTLGFTAKTQSAEDSNRKCQPKSKDPRANTEAENECQHKMIISQSIDYKESAAKGRNMKQPVSVSHSTVCPDAVKSKDLYDLSEVCPWEVEDLPTPSENKVQKHVSIAPKETTTVHGAGTKGGKSQQQKQKASDQFPPSGRNSKEIQRTTAVRADVCPWEDGDESSASQMEGPKQSISSQANQVAKAHHSAVESSKTHRASVCPWDFEEAPMASELVHSSDTTKHAKGTSPVDGRGTTLSDPSKAGGSLQPPTSKSDVCPWDYDNTAVSPNSERTPSPPRVSKTKESPSKKKGAFSSRTVEKEKSKDADDEKSRTKAKDKNKSSEKHVSQQKMAEVCPWEVESHQEVVLVEKLVEKRKSANVGAAKAKQAEVCPWDFEDMSDRKGTDKSSHVLKQSNPKPKGGVLSATEKADICPWDFEDSTSNKKA